GACTAGTGCGCCCCCTGACAGCTTTCCTGACGTTTGGGGTCTACAGTGCCAGGATGAAAATCGGAATCCTGGGGGCGGGACACATCGGACAGGCACTGGCCCGGCTGTTGGCTGAAGCTGGACACGACGTCGGCCTGAGCAATTCGCGCGGCCCGGAGACCCTCCAGGACCTTACTGAGCGTCTGGGCCATGGCATCCGGGCCTACAGCAGCGAGGACGCCGCCCGCTTCGGCGAACTCGTGATCGAGACGGTTCCCTTCGGCCACTACAACGACCTGCCCACCGCGCAGCTGAACGGCAAGATCGTGATCGACACCGCCAATTACTATCCTGAACGCGACGGCCAGATCGATCTTGGCGGGCTCTCGGAAAGCGCCTTCATGGCCCGTCATCTGGGTGGAGCACGGGTGGTCAAAGCGTTCAACGCGATTCAAGCCGCCCACCTGGAAAGCCAGGGAGATGTCAGTCAGCCGCTCGAGGAGCGCCGTGCGATCCCCATCGCCAGTGACGATGACGAGGCCAAAGCGGTTGTCAGCAGGCTGATCGAGGAGATCGGCTTCGCGCCGGTGGACAACGGGAACCTGGAACAGAGCAAGACCCAGCAGCCAGGCACGCCGATCTACGGCCGGGAGGCGACGGCCGCAAAGGCGCGCGAGTTGCTGGGACTCCACTGATGCAGATCAAGCCGCTGGCACATAGCGCCTGAAGCGACAAGAACCCCCACCCGCCCACGCCGAAGCTCAGGGAAGTGGGGGCTTTTCAGATTCAATCTAGCGCCTCTAGTTGTGGCAAGGCCGGATTCAGCTCATCGCCCGCGAAGACAGGTAAATGTACGCCGCTGCCCACACAGGGCGTCTAGGCCAGGGTCAGGCGGGGAGCAGCTCTCTTGGCGGAACCTGCCCGGTCTTCGCCAGCTCTTGAAGTCGCAGCAGGTCACCAGGGTGCCACAGCACCACGCGGTTGGCCCGGGCCAGTTCCTGTGCGGCGCGCGTATAGCCAGGCCCACTGGTGACCACGACGGCGTACTCGCAGTGGTAGATGGCCTTGGACGCCACGATCTCCTGCACGGCCTTGTTCCCGACGTTGCTGGTGGGGTAGTGCTTGACCTGCACAGCCACCTTTTTGCCCTTCGGTCCGCTGGCGATCACGTCTGCGCCCTGGTCCGCCGATCCCCGGTTGGCGGTAGCGGTCCAGCCGGGCAGCGCCGAGATGACCTGCGCGACGTGCAGTTCTAGCCCTCTAGGATCCAAGGAACGGAGGTCCGCCAGCGCCAGGGCCTTCTGTCGACGGCTCTGCTGCTGCTGCACCTTCATCCAGATGATGATGGCCCCCACGGCAATCACGGCGATCAGCGGCAACCAAAAGCCATTGGCGGCCGCACTGATAACGCCGGCGACCCCCAAAATGATGATGAATGGAAGGGGATTTTCACTTTTTCGCTTACGCTTGCGTCGAGCCATGCGAGTCAGGGTAGGTGGGGAACGGTTACTACGCTCTGACACGGCTATTTCCCAATTTTGTGTCAGCGAGACACATCTCAATTTAGGGTGAGATCTGATACTCCGGGCAGGGCTCAATAAATTCCACGTCGAGCCAGTACTCGGCCTCATCTCACTCTGCCGGGTTCAGTTCGGCGGCCCAAGCGCTCCAGGCTGCGGCCCTTGCTTCCTCGTGGCAGCCCAGGTAGTCCGCCAGGGCGGTCCACTCATCAGGACTGGGCAGGTCATCTGAGTCGCCGTGATCGGCGGCATACAGGCGGGCAAGCTGATCGCACGTCAACCTTGAAGAGGAGGGCTAGCGCGTATGCGGACTGGAGAACATCGGGTGCCAGTAAGGCGTAACGCTACGGTAAATCACCAAGCACCAATCTCTAATCGCGCTTCTATCGTGTCATTGACGGCTTGACGCTTGATAGCGCATACGAAATTCGCGGGTAAACGCTCACCATCCGGAGGGGCGAGCTTAGTCCCCGGTCTCTTTTCTCGGCAAGTTCACTCACGCTAGAGACTGCATCAGCGATATTGCCGTGTGGCTACCCCCAAACAACCCAAGTGGACTCGAGAAGAGGTGATGCTCGTACTAGAACATTCCTTGCGATTAAAAGACCATTCTGTGTGGGACAGGGTTGCAATACGCGAACTTAGTGATGTATTACGCCGCCTGGATTTTCATCCACCGGCGATGATTCACGAAAACTTTCGGAGTGAATCTAGTGTAACAACTAAACTCAAGG
This genomic interval from Deinococcus humi contains the following:
- a CDS encoding restriction endonuclease produces the protein MARRKRKRKSENPLPFIIILGVAGVISAAANGFWLPLIAVIAVGAIIIWMKVQQQQSRRQKALALADLRSLDPRGLELHVAQVISALPGWTATANRGSADQGADVIASGPKGKKVAVQVKHYPTSNVGNKAVQEIVASKAIYHCEYAVVVTSGPGYTRAAQELARANRVVLWHPGDLLRLQELAKTGQVPPRELLPA
- a CDS encoding NADPH-dependent F420 reductase, with protein sequence MRPLTAFLTFGVYSARMKIGILGAGHIGQALARLLAEAGHDVGLSNSRGPETLQDLTERLGHGIRAYSSEDAARFGELVIETVPFGHYNDLPTAQLNGKIVIDTANYYPERDGQIDLGGLSESAFMARHLGGARVVKAFNAIQAAHLESQGDVSQPLEERRAIPIASDDDEAKAVVSRLIEEIGFAPVDNGNLEQSKTQQPGTPIYGREATAAKARELLGLH